From the genome of Oncorhynchus keta strain PuntledgeMale-10-30-2019 unplaced genomic scaffold, Oket_V2 Un_contig_3981_pilon_pilon, whole genome shotgun sequence, one region includes:
- the LOC127924380 gene encoding uncharacterized protein LOC127924380, with translation MWLPRDFSHHKVVQQRLTAAPCPSAVLQQDGYATGLTLLGIQATGLTLLGIQATGLTLLGIQATGLTLLGIQATGLTLLGIQATGLTLLGIQATGLTLLGIQATGLTLLGIQATGLTLLGIQATGLTLLGIQATGLTLLGIQATGLTLLGIQATGLTLLGIQATGLTLLGIQATGLTLLGIQATGLTLLGIQATGLTLLGIQATGLTLLGIQAIAASIGYKEQQDFQLEAAHRHRSEISLVSPKPDLNHLGGRCETVLTSAYWGNFVILLGQADTKSVYVSP, from the exons ATGTGGCTACC GAGGGATTTTTCTCACCACAAAGTAGTGCAGCAACGACTCACAGCTGCCCCCTGTCCATCCGCTGTCCTTCAACAAGACGGATACGCCACAGGTCTGACACTACTGGGAATCCAAGCCACAGGTCTGACACTACTGGGAATCCAAGCCACAGGTCTGACACTACTGGGAATCCAAGCCACAGGTCTGACACTACTGGGAATCCAAGCCACAG GTCTGACACTACTGGGAATCCAAGCCACAGGTCTGACACTACTGGGAATCCAAGCCACAGGTCTGACACTACTGGGAATCCAAGCCACAGGTCTGACACTACTGGGAATCCAAGCCACAGGTCTGACACTACTGGGAATCCAAGCCACAGGTCTGACACTACTGGGAATCCAAGCCACAGGTCTGACACTACTGGGAATCCAAGCCACAGGTCTGACACTACTGGGAATCCAAGCCACAGGTCTGACACTACTGGGAATCCAAGCCACAGGTCTGACACTACTGGGAATCCAAGCCACAGGTCTGACACTACTGGGAATCCAAGCCACAGGTCTGACACTACTGGGAATCCAAGCCACAG GTCTGACACTACTGGGAATCCAAGCCACAGGTCTGACACTACTGGGAATCCAAGCCATAGCAGCATCTATAGGATACAAAGAGCAGCAGGATTTCCAGTTGGAAGCTGCCCATAGGCACAGGTCTGAAATCAGTTTAGTCTCCCCCAAACCTGACCTTAATCACTTGGGAGGGAGATGTGAAACTGTCCTTACATCAGCATATTGGGGCAACTTTGTCATACTCCTGGGCCAAGCTGACACGAAGTCGGTTTATGTTTCACCTTGA